A part of Scylla paramamosain isolate STU-SP2022 unplaced genomic scaffold, ASM3559412v1 Contig51, whole genome shotgun sequence genomic DNA contains:
- the LOC135098216 gene encoding uncharacterized protein LOC135098216 isoform X2 has product MGVHCGTAEARILCEVCGRWRTNPSCPSCVEDQCDLCERCGLLFPHPPPEHTCEVGNPASSGSHSIEVEQNAGVEGPRRRTSQGDIPRGGGGRDSPRPGPSGLSGNVFNSSETSSPSLPTQDTPQAEADHDERSMAGESADADLDERGMPEEPRLIDSRENFMRSFTRHQYDIPDHNASLSALISIWAMLGVSEAVLTMRMSMWRKCQNLQRRN; this is encoded by the exons atgggtgttcactgtggaacagcagaggcgcggattttatgtgaagtgtgtgggagatggcgcactaatccatcctgcccctcatgtgtggaagaccagtgtgatttatgcgagcggtgtggacttctgtttccacatccaccgccagaacacacctgcgaagttggcaatcctgcttcttctg gctcACACTCGATTGAGGTTGAGCAGAACGCCGGCGTAGAAGGCCCACGTCGGCGGACGTCACAAGGCGACATCCCAcgcggaggcgggggaagag actcgccacggccgggaccgagtggattatcggggaacgtattcaattcttccgagacttcaagtccttcactacctacacaag acacgccacaagcggaggcggaccacgatgagcgcagcatggcaggagagtcggcggatgcagaccttgacgagcgcgggatgccggaagagccgcggttaattgactcgagggaaaattttatgaggagcttcaccagacatcaatatgacatacctgatcat aacgcatctctttccgctttgatatctatctgggcgatgctgggggtaagcgaagccgtgctgaccatgaggatgtcaatgtggagaaaatgtcagaacctgcaaagaagaaattga
- the LOC135098216 gene encoding uncharacterized protein LOC135098216 isoform X1 yields MGVHCGTAEARILCEVCGRWRTNPSCPSCVEDQCDLCERCGLLFPHPPPEHTCEVGNPASSGSHSIEVEQNAGVEGPRRRTSQGDIPRGGGGRDSPRPGPSGLSGNVFNSSETSSPSLPTQDTPQAEADHDERSMAGESADADLDERGMPEEPRLIDSRENFMRSFTRHQYDIPDHVSRDPLGLLTEYREFFIREIRSYFTSHGSPFPPTLKIFSHISLLLVKFSTLGEDEHRVIHIAFRARLITYQDVPDLVDLWIHQLNSRLESLTSETEGSGFIISRVQNFFINYCLHVACSGIGDYVAYPRGVRGGNEIFNPDGRHSSCVIQCLAAFRLHARGVPWKRIPKILRRRHGGEKYVTRGKVGSPVTWENLSQLERLNCLSLDVYTLTKSGEIYYLTLSRKGSRKYKTVVSLLLLGGKHMTLIKDVEKLHRKLTRSSPTPEGHQFCKVCFSSVPKSVSLSDHECHCDFTQTLLFPGDGEKVKFKNFAYTYQPAYLAFFDFETMIKPKENRSVIAEHDPIGYSYLIINRHGDVVEKRSYFGEDPVNNFIDSLSNAWGIIKESVVSYPISMSAEDEAHFKRQRHCELCHQPFNVKTPPHKHHDHSLPQNNYKGALCARCNLQCRDMRKYLITLAHNMSFDVSLIIKDLHLPESHVDILAKSESHLLKVRIKELQFQDTLSIMNAGLGHLAQSHVQAGYSTRYAQEMVNYLPEDVRRVICTQKQFLCYEYITDLGRLEDRQLPPREAFYDTLKGKALPPGEYEHAQSVWSMTSCRTLGDYIRLYCEIDVGLLADTYLKYRSYLHEFYGLDVSHYVSLSSYAYDAFLKSTGVQLDPPYDPNMYHLIKRNVRGGFVTCVRPHLQSNHEPDGGPGTYVFYLDYNSLYASVMCSPLPMGDIKKLSQSEMDDFFEVGIQNHATDGDVGYWLHLDSCDVSPDVARITDEFPLCLAHMTITEDDISPYSKRLLEAEGRKLGRKNRKLVASHKGLKDHLISLELLQLLLSLGLEIQCVHAIYRFRQAPYLKPFIERNVAQRKNETCAIKNRICKLMSNAVYGRSMLSEVKYGLQQKLVTKRKSFLKYARNPSFKRVHQLGEDRVICVNSKNTIKIRQPNYLGYHILEVAKKYMYNFWYRVIKANYGERAKLAYEDTDSFIFSLHIPTNLNDELKHGPMANFLDTSNFASDHPCFNGERKGQLGLLKSETGSTLIKEAIILKPKMYSLLLEDDKQVSRGKGIPTHLQQNILHQQYRETLNNVACGMVDCYNIRNVKGQICTTRMRKRTLSHFDDKRFHVDGYTSRAYYHPDNDPRERDVENEMEEEVAVDVGEVEVDEEEEEEEEEEEEEEEEEGEEEGEDGVMSGLWRDRERLSAALFTS; encoded by the exons atgggtgttcactgtggaacagcagaggcgcggattttatgtgaagtgtgtgggagatggcgcactaatccatcctgcccctcatgtgtggaagaccagtgtgatttatgcgagcggtgtggacttctgtttccacatccaccgccagaacacacctgcgaagttggcaatcctgcttcttctg gctcACACTCGATTGAGGTTGAGCAGAACGCCGGCGTAGAAGGCCCACGTCGGCGGACGTCACAAGGCGACATCCCAcgcggaggcgggggaagag actcgccacggccgggaccgagtggattatcggggaacgtattcaattcttccgagacttcaagtccttcactacctacacaag acacgccacaagcggaggcggaccacgatgagcgcagcatggcaggagagtcggcggatgcagaccttgacgagcgcgggatgccggaagagccgcggttaattgactcgagggaaaattttatgaggagcttcaccagacatcaatatgacatacctgatcatgtaagcagagatccactcggtctacttaccgaatacagggagttctttatacgggaaattagatcatatttcacgtcacacggctcgccattcccccccaccctgaaaatattttcacacatttctctgttactagtgaaattctctaccttaggcgaggatgaacatcgagtcattcatattgcttttagagcacgactgatcacctatcaagatgtgcctgaccttgttgatttatggatccatcagctgaacagtcggctggaaagccttaccagcgagactgaaggatctggttttatcatttcaagagtacagaattttttcatcaactattgcttgcatgtcgcatgtagtggcataggagattatgttgcttatcctagaggcgtgcgaggagggaatgaaattttcaatcctgatggccgacattcatcctgtgttattcagtgtttggcggctttcagacttcatgctcgaggtgtaccttggaaaagaattccaaaaatattacggagacggcatggcggagagaaatacgtcacgcgcggaaaagtaggcagtccagtgacttgggagaacttgagtcagttagaaaggttaaattgtctgtctctggacgtttatacactgacaaaaagcggtgagatatactatttaacattatcaagaaaaggctcgcggaagtataaaactgtagtctcactccttttactaggtggaaaacatatgacgctcattaaagacgtggagaagctgcaccggaaattgacgagaagcagtcccaccccagagggtcatcagttttgcaaagtatgtttcagctcagttcccaagtctgtcagtttgagcgatcacgagtgtcactgcgacttcactcaaactcttctctttccaggtgacggtgaaaaagtaaaatttaaaaattttgcctacacctatcagcctgcatacttagcattttttgattttgaaactatgataaaacctaaggagaataggagtgtgatagctgaacatgacccaattggatactcgtatctcatcatcaataggcatggagatgtcgtggaaaagagaagttatttcggtgaagatcccgtgaataatttcattgatagcctatccaatgcttggggaatcatcaaggaaagtgtagttagctatccaattagcatgtctgcggaggatgaagcccacttcaaacgtcagcgtcactgcgagctctgccatcaaccctttaatgtgaaaaccccacctcataaacatcacgaccactcattaccacaaaataattacaagggggctttgtgcgcgcgatgcaacctccagtgtcgtgacatgaggaaatatctcatcactctggcacataatatgagctttgacgtctccttaatcataaaagaccttcacttgccagagtcgcacgtggacatccttgccaagtcagaatcgcatttattgaaagtaaggattaaggaattgcagtttcaggacacgctttccattatgaatgctggcctcggtcatctcgctcagagtcacgtgcaggcgggctatagcacgcgttacgcccaggaaatggtgaattacctccccgaggatgtaaggcgtgtaatttgcactcaaaaacagtttctttgttatgagtacatcaccgaccttggccgcttagaagatcgacaattgccacctcgtgaggcattttatgacacgctcaaggggaaggctctgccacctggagaatatgaacacgctcaaagcgtgtggagtatgacatcctgccgcactttaggcgattacataagactgtattgtgagattgatgtgggattattagccgacacatatctcaaatatagatcatacctgcatgaattttatgggctggacgtgtcacattacgtgtcactgtcttcttatgcttatgacgcttttttaaagtcgacaggcgttcaacttgatccaccttacgaccctaacatgtatcacctgatcaaaagaaatgtacgaggaggctttgtaacttgcgtcaggccacacctgcagtcaaaccacgaacccgacggtggacccggcacctatgtgttctatctggactataattcattatatgcaagcgttatgtgttcccccctgcctatgggtgacatcaaaaagctttctcagtcagagatggatgatttttttgaagttggcatccagaatcatgcgacagatggcgacgtcggttactggctgcatttagacagctgtgacgtttcccccgacgtagctcggatcacggacgagttccctctgtgcctcgcacacatgactattacagaagatgacatctcaccgtacagtaaaagactgttagaagctgagggtcgtaagctggggaggaaaaatcgtaaactcgtggccagtcataagggactgaaagatcatctcatcagtctggaattgctgcaacttttactctcacttggactggaaatacaatgtgttcatgctatatataggttcagacaggctccatacctgaaacctttcatagaaaggaacgtcgctcagcgtaaaaatgagacgtgcgccattaaaaatcgcatttgcaaactgatgtcaaacgcagtttatggtagatccatgttatctgaagtgaagtatggcctccagcagaaattagtgacaaaaagaaagtctttcctgaagtatgcaagaaatccatcctttaaaagggtccaccaattaggcgaggaccgagtcatatgtgtcaacagtaagaacacgattaaaatcaggcagccaaattacttgggataccatattttagaagtggcaaagaagtacatgtacaacttttggtatcgtgtcatcaaagctaattatggggagagagctaaattagcttatgaagatactgacagtttcattttcagtctgcacatacctacaaacttaaatgatgaactgaaacatggacccatggcaaattttctcgacaccagtaactttgcttcagatcacccgtgttttaatggggagcggaagggtcaactaggcttgttgaaatctgaaaccggatccacgctcatcaaagaggcgattatattaaagccaaagatgtattcgctgctgttggaagatgacaagcaagtatctcgaggtaaaggcattccaactcaccttcagcaaaatatattgcatcagcagtatagggaaacacttaataatgtcgcatgtgggatggtggattgctataatatcaggaatgtgaaaggacaaatttgtaccactcgtatgcgaaagcgaacgttgtcacattttgacgacaagcgctttcacgtcgatggctatacctcaagggcgtattatcaccccgacaatgatccgcgggaaagagatgtggagaatgagatggaagaggaggtggcggtggatgtgggggaggtggaggtggatgaggaagaggaggaggaggaggaggaggaggaggaggaggaggaggaagagggggaggaagagggggaggatggggtaatgagtggtctgtggcgtgatcgggagagactttccgcggcattattcacatcatga
- the LOC135098216 gene encoding uncharacterized protein LOC135098216 isoform X3 — MEQANKHFILRTAERISFRFDIYLGDAGGKRSRADHEDVNVEKMSEPAKKKLIFSDDDMSPLPASPPPDAPSGQESQQQQPTSQSIPPPQESLMPPPTEAQPQRSDESTVGGKEGQEVKKKSQENRKKKNIPPNTPEDDSTPKLPVAPAAPRKKLVPRVIKTTPVIDSDDDDLFAFNSQMF, encoded by the exons atggagcaagctAACAAACATTTCATCTTGAGAACTGCGG aacgcatctctttccgctttgatatctatctgggcgatgctgggggtaagcgaagccgtgctgaccatgaggatgtcaatgtggagaaaatgtcagaacctgcaaagaagaaattgatctttagtgatgacgacatgtcgccactgccggccagcccacctcctgacgctccatcaggacaggagtcgcaacagcagcagccgacATCGCAGTCGATTCCGCCACCTCAGGAGTCGCTGATGCCACCTCCGACCGAAGCACAGCCGCAACGGTCAGATGAGTCGACAGTAGGCGGcaaagagggtcaggaggtgaagaagaagtcgcaggaaaacagaaaaaaaaaaaatattccccctaacacgccagaggacgacagcacaccaaaactccccgttgctccagccgcccctcgtaagaagctggttcctagagttattaaaactacgcccgtcattgacagcgatgacgatgatctcttcgccttcaattcgcaaatgttttga